One Pirellulales bacterium DNA window includes the following coding sequences:
- a CDS encoding glycosyltransferase family 4 protein yields the protein MRIVYLAAGAAGMFCGSCLHDNTLAAALLALGEDALLVPTYTPIRTDEQDVSEKRVMFGGISVYLQQKWSLFRHTPWAIDRLWDRPRLIEWLASRGMSTDATQLGDITVSMLRGEEGNQRKEVDKLVHWLATEVRPDVVHLSNAMLLGMAHEIRRQLKVPVVCTLSGEDIFLEKLTPPWYEQARQVLRERARDATAFVALNQYYADYMANYAAIERDKIHVIPHGLKLAGHGTRVRSDAQRELVIGYFARICEDKGLHHLVDAFTLLAKDKDVPPVVLRAAGYMGASDRPYLDRLQGKLKAAGLHDRFHYAGELDRAGKIAFLQSLDVMSVPTVYRESKGLSILEAWANAVPVVLPAHGTFPELIEDTGGGVLHEPENPRALAAALKEMILDPERATDHGRAGQTAIQARYTDDLMARRTLDLYRRLVDAPVAERALRA from the coding sequence ATGCGAATTGTTTATCTCGCGGCCGGCGCCGCTGGCATGTTTTGCGGCAGTTGCCTGCATGACAACACGCTGGCCGCGGCCCTATTGGCGCTGGGGGAAGATGCACTGCTGGTTCCTACCTACACACCGATCCGCACCGACGAGCAGGACGTCAGTGAAAAGCGCGTGATGTTCGGCGGCATCAGCGTCTATTTGCAACAAAAATGGTCGCTGTTTCGCCACACGCCTTGGGCGATCGACCGATTGTGGGATCGTCCGCGGCTGATCGAATGGCTCGCCAGCCGCGGCATGAGTACCGACGCCACGCAATTGGGGGATATCACTGTCTCGATGTTGCGCGGCGAAGAGGGGAACCAACGGAAAGAGGTCGACAAACTCGTGCATTGGCTGGCCACCGAAGTGCGTCCAGACGTGGTACACCTCTCGAATGCCATGCTGCTGGGCATGGCGCACGAGATCCGTCGTCAGCTAAAAGTGCCGGTCGTATGTACCCTGTCTGGCGAAGACATCTTTTTAGAAAAGCTGACTCCGCCCTGGTATGAGCAAGCCCGCCAGGTGTTGCGAGAGAGGGCCCGCGACGCTACGGCGTTCGTAGCACTGAATCAATATTATGCGGACTACATGGCCAACTACGCGGCGATCGAGCGGGACAAAATTCACGTCATTCCGCACGGGCTGAAGCTCGCAGGGCATGGCACCCGCGTACGATCTGACGCGCAGCGCGAACTGGTGATCGGCTATTTCGCCCGCATCTGCGAGGACAAGGGGCTGCATCATTTGGTCGACGCTTTTACGCTGTTGGCCAAGGACAAAGACGTGCCGCCGGTCGTGCTGCGCGCGGCCGGTTATATGGGGGCGAGCGATCGCCCCTATCTGGACCGCTTGCAAGGCAAGCTCAAGGCGGCCGGTCTGCACGATCGATTTCATTATGCTGGCGAGCTTGATCGCGCCGGCAAGATTGCGTTTCTGCAATCGCTGGATGTGATGAGCGTGCCGACGGTTTATCGCGAGAGCAAAGGGCTTTCGATTCTCGAAGCATGGGCCAATGCCGTGCCGGTCGTGTTGCCCGCGCATGGTACGTTCCCCGAACTGATCGAGGACACCGGTGGCGGAGTGCTGCACGAACCAGAAAACCCGCGCGCTCTGGCCGCGGCCCTCAAGGAAATGATTCTCGATCCCGAGCGCGCAACTGACCACGGTCGCGCAGGGCAAACCGCGATTCAGGCGCGCTACACCGACGATTTGATGGCCCGCAGAACTTTAGATCTGTACCGACGGTTGGTGGATGCGCCTGTCGCGGAAAGGGCTCTCCGCGCGTGA
- a CDS encoding thioesterase family protein: MTRPTENLAPSSIAYRTTRRVEFRDTDAAGIAHYSVFFNYMEQVEHEFLRHLGLSVFAHDEEGAISWPRVSAHCDYRGAVRFEDVIDVEMRIIRRGEKSITYGFVFSHEQRPIAEGQLTAVCCRLDPKSPPRSIAIPAWIIAKLSGEAT; the protein is encoded by the coding sequence GTGACACGCCCGACCGAGAACTTGGCCCCCAGTTCGATCGCGTATCGTACGACGCGCCGCGTCGAATTCCGCGATACCGACGCCGCGGGCATTGCCCATTATTCGGTTTTCTTCAACTACATGGAGCAAGTCGAGCACGAGTTCCTTCGCCACCTGGGCCTGAGCGTATTCGCCCATGACGAAGAAGGGGCGATCAGTTGGCCGCGCGTCAGCGCCCATTGCGATTATCGCGGCGCCGTTCGCTTTGAGGACGTGATCGACGTTGAGATGCGCATCATCCGCCGCGGCGAAAAGAGCATTACCTACGGCTTTGTCTTCTCGCACGAGCAGCGCCCTATCGCCGAGGGGCAACTAACGGCGGTGTGCTGCCGTTTGGACCCGAAATCACCGCCGCGCTCGATCGCGATTCCCGCTTGGATCATTGCTAAGTTGTCCGGCGAAGCCACCTAG